In one window of Mytilus trossulus isolate FHL-02 chromosome 7, PNRI_Mtr1.1.1.hap1, whole genome shotgun sequence DNA:
- the LOC134726072 gene encoding uncharacterized protein LOC134726072 gives MASSKPILCGPCHKGEVTTKADIWCNNCDEGLCSTCLKHHKRSKGTCDHKTIDIKSYKPSIAIKTECDKHGQQLNLYCPSHLMPCCDECIATSHSKCTGIKSLAGVVDKTKIEKSKEIVETDIHSILNVLETIINNKSKNIKTGETQCVSIKKSIKEIRQKIEKNLDDLEKKLCREADIIWNQEKSKATDFISEIEAKSKSLREMKEHLQTVIKNTSKLQSFLGVHQIEQQVHQCQRYVEDLENDERIKEVDINMKQNDEIENILSKLESLESLGEVIVIKTEVATKTEISVGTHPQVELQEPSNINNMTINIETQIKINMETWISDMICLMDGRLIVVKRFGKVNLLTSDGKLQKQLPIPGNPYSATQINQNTIALTYPHEKAIKIFNMENETVTKVITLDQPCLGLSFSNNSLAVGLSKDEIRIIDLEGKQLKSIQVESKSDLYDLVYCNDRVIYSDYNGNAVYCYDESGKQIWGYTQDLLRPEGLCIDTYGNIIVADYQSNRIIVISKDGKESKVLIGEEGGLEVPMYICFNHNETSGFICDNTGTYLTKFNLTYR, from the coding sequence ATGGCATCCAGTAAACCTATACTATGTGGACCTTGTCATAAAGGGGAAGTAACCACTAAAGCTGACATCTGGTGTAATAACTGTGACGAAGGATTATGCTCAACATGTTTAAAGCATCACAAAAGGTCCAAAGGAACATGCGATCATAAGACCATTGATATCAAAAGTTATAAACCATCCATCGCCATCAAAACAGAATGTGACAAACACGGTCAACAGCTTAACTTGTACTGTCCCAGTCATTTAATGCCTTGCTGTGATGAATGTATTGCCACTAGCCATTCAAAATGTACCGGAATAAAAAGTTTAGCAGGTGTCGTGGATAAAACAAAGATTGAAAAATCCAAGGAAATTGTAGAGACAGACATACATTCTATATTAAATGTATTGGAAACAATAATCAACAACAAAtccaaaaacatcaaaactgGAGAAACTCAGTGTGTTAGTATAAAGAAATCTATAAAAGAAATtagacaaaaaatagaaaaaaatttagaCGATCTGGAGAAGAAGTTATGCCGAGAAGCAGATATTATTTGGAATCAGGAAAAATCTAAAGCAACTGATTTCATCTCTGAAATTGAAGCGAAATCAAAAAGCTTGAGGGAAATGAAAGAACATTTACAAACAGTCATAAAAAATACTTCTAAGCTACAATCATTTCTTGGTGTACATCAGATTGAACAACAAGTACATCAATGTCAAAGATATGTTGAAGATCTGGAAAATGATGAGAGGATCAAAGAAGTTGACATCAACATGAAGCAAAATGATGAGATAGAAAACATACTGAGCAAGTTAGAATCCTTAGAATCCTTAGGAGAAGTCATTGTTATAAAGACAGAAGTAGCCACGAAAACAGAAATAAGTGTGGGAACACATCCACAAGTAGAATTACAAGAACCATCCAACATAAACAACATGACCATTAATATAGAGACACAGATAAAGATCAACATGGAGACGTGGATCAGTGACATGATTTGTCTGATGGATGGAAGACTTATAGTAGTGAAACGGTTTGGTAAAGTTAACCTTCTTACTTCTGATGGCAAACTACAGAAACAGCTACCTATACCTGGTAATCCCTACAGTGCTACACAGATCAATCAGAACACTATTGCCTTAACTTATCCTCATGAGAAAGCCATTAAGATCTTCAATATGGAGAATGAAACAGTTACCAAAGTTATCACGTTAGACCAACCATGCTTGGGTTTATCATTCTCCAATAATTCTCTGGCTGTAGGTTTGAGTAAAGATGAAATCCGTATTATAGACTTGGAAGGAAAACAACTAAAGTCAATACAAGTAGAGAGTAAATCAGACCTGTATGACCTTGTTTACTGTAATGACAGAGTAATCTATAGTGACTATAATGGTAATGCAGTATACTGTTATGATGAATCAGGTAAACAGATCTGGGGATATACACAAGATTTATTAAGACCAGAAGGACTTTGTATAGATACTTATGGTAACATTATTGTAGCAGACTATCAATCTAATAGAATAATAGTAATATCAAAAGATGGAAAGGAGAGTAAAGTACTGATTGGTGAAGAGGGTGGACTGGAGGTTcctatgtatatttgttttaatcataaCGAGACTTCAGGTTTTATTTGTGATAACACTGGTACATACTTGACCAAATTTAACTTAACCTATagataa